One window of the Colletotrichum destructivum chromosome 4, complete sequence genome contains the following:
- a CDS encoding Putative PLAC8 motif-containing protein: MSPSSLQQNGAAQGAQTQTTLNADGEGQDTHRDRWHHGLCGCCASCELCLLGTFLPCLLFGQTSHRIEDPSMEGYSHVNSDCIVMMGVTYLTGFGWMIVMRKRFQIRQRYGIKGSDARDCCASYWCFSSALVQHEREVLARQKTSSVVQGYQRQPAMEMKPTHANPTT, translated from the exons ATGTCTCCATCGTCTCTTCAACAAAACGGGGCCGCCCAAGGAGCCCAAACCCAAACCACTCTCAATGCAGATGGCGAAGGCCAGGACACCCACAGAGATAGGTGGCATCATGGTTTATGTGGATGTTGCGCCTCGTGCGAATTATGCCTTCTAGGCACCTTTTTACCTTGTCTTC TGTTTGGACAAACGTCCCATCGTATCGAGGACCCGTCCATGGAAGGATACAGTCACGTAAACAGCGACTGTATAGTTATGATGGGCGTGACCTATCTTACTGGGTTTGGCTGGAT GATCGTCATGCGCAAGCGTTTCCAGATCCGCCAGCGCTACGGCATCAAGGGAAGCGACGCAAGAGACTGCTGTGCCTCTTACTGGTGCTTCTCTTCAGCACTTGTCCAGCATGAAAGAGAAGTGCTTGCTCGTCAGAAAACGAGTTCAGTCGTCCAAGGTTACCAAAGGCAACCTGCGATGGAAATGAAGCCTACACATGCTAACCCCACTACGTGA